The Virgibacillus siamensis sequence TCTATTGATGGATGCTCGAATATTGTACCTGGAAACAAAACAAGCCCCTGTATTCCGTCCACCACAGACGTTGTACAAGGGGCGCCATTCCATATATAGGTCTATTTATTTTTAAAGAATTCTTCAGCCTGTTCCAGATATGATTCTTGTTCCGGACTCAAATCATACTCTTCCACAATAGCATCAACCGGGCATACCGCTTTGCAGGCACCGCAATCGATACAGACATCCGGGTCTATGTAAAATTGCTCCGGTCCTTCTTCTATACAGTCAACCGGACAAACAGTTAAGCACTCTGCTGATTTCTCATTACGGCATGGGTCCAATATAACAAAAGCCATTTATCGTCCCCTCCTTTATTCACATCAACCTCTATTAAATGATACATGATGCGCTTGATGCAAGTAAACTGCTCATCCGAAATTGATTATTTTTCAAAGTATAAATG is a genomic window containing:
- a CDS encoding indolepyruvate ferredoxin oxidoreductase subunit alpha; the encoded protein is MAFVILDPCRNEKSAECLTVCPVDCIEEGPEQFYIDPDVCIDCGACKAVCPVDAIVEEYDLSPEQESYLEQAEEFFKNK